The following coding sequences lie in one Bacteroidota bacterium genomic window:
- a CDS encoding response regulator, with the protein MLQLFRNQSINDFRIPHNPDEIRKRIKIVVIDDDEASFPTNLLSTSGYTIEWWDKVDDRNLERLEKNHFDIIILDINDIAAPSISSTDGIGILERIKEVNPAQIVVAFSGQEFNIDKTHFFKKADDTLSKPVDFIKAKNLIDRIIDQKITLIYFWSSLNGYLMKEGVKTKQIKRVEKELISAIKNQRSVDYNLIGGKILKGVEISSKVIFLIKKFLSIVGFVAAA; encoded by the coding sequence ATGCTACAACTATTCAGAAACCAATCAATCAATGATTTTAGAATTCCTCATAATCCAGATGAGATTAGAAAACGTATTAAGATTGTCGTAATTGATGATGATGAAGCAAGCTTTCCGACTAATCTATTAAGTACTAGTGGTTATACGATAGAATGGTGGGATAAGGTTGATGATAGAAACCTAGAAAGACTTGAGAAGAATCATTTTGACATCATAATATTAGATATTAATGACATTGCAGCCCCATCTATTTCATCAACTGATGGCATCGGAATTCTTGAGAGAATTAAAGAAGTAAATCCTGCTCAAATAGTTGTTGCATTTTCCGGACAAGAGTTTAATATAGACAAAACACATTTCTTCAAGAAAGCTGATGATACACTGAGCAAACCCGTTGATTTCATAAAAGCAAAAAACTTAATAGATAGAATTATAGATCAGAAAATTACCCTCATATACTTCTGGAGTTCTTTGAATGGATACTTAATGAAAGAGGGAGTAAAAACCAAACAAATTAAACGCGTTGAGAAAGAATTAATATCTGCGATAAAGAATCAAAGATCTGTTGATTATAATTTAATTGGAGGAAAAATTCTTAAAGGCGTTGAAATAAGTTCAAAGGTTATATTCTTAATCAAAAAATTTTTATCAATCGTTGGTTTTGTAGCAGCAGCTTAA
- a CDS encoding ATP-binding protein, with the protein MGKLPRKQKKNLNGLFIDISELENWEIRTQELINEITQFTDQKIQDNFSLFHDIIPTISLIFRTLESLINKVDGDTFEKKVENADYKLRTLYHAIDLLENRLKIMPLIGNPESAKFGQVTKCYPYKMFDKVCRLFTETANRKNVKLNLHSDDYVTAESMVYDSFMTLPFLLIENAIKYSKNNNTVDIYIQQINETIKITVSSFGPIVKKENIHKIFEKGFKDPNAQKFSSKGSGIGLYLADIVAKAHNIIISYKCKNEGIIENEIEMGTNKFSIILNL; encoded by the coding sequence ATGGGGAAGTTGCCCAGAAAACAAAAAAAGAATTTAAATGGACTATTTATTGATATTAGTGAATTAGAAAATTGGGAAATTAGAACTCAAGAATTAATAAATGAAATAACTCAATTTACAGACCAAAAAATTCAAGATAACTTCTCATTATTTCATGACATCATCCCAACTATTTCTTTAATTTTCAGAACATTAGAATCTTTAATCAATAAAGTAGATGGTGATACATTTGAAAAGAAAGTCGAAAATGCAGATTACAAATTAAGGACTCTATATCATGCTATAGATTTGTTAGAAAATCGTTTAAAAATCATGCCATTAATTGGTAATCCAGAATCAGCAAAATTTGGTCAAGTCACTAAATGCTACCCATACAAAATGTTTGACAAAGTATGTAGACTATTTACTGAAACAGCAAATAGAAAAAACGTCAAACTGAATCTTCATAGTGATGATTATGTAACCGCTGAATCAATGGTATATGACTCCTTTATGACATTACCCTTTCTTTTGATAGAAAACGCCATTAAATATTCAAAAAACAATAATACAGTTGATATATATATCCAACAAATTAATGAAACTATTAAAATAACTGTGTCATCATTTGGCCCAATTGTTAAAAAAGAAAATATTCATAAGATTTTCGAAAAAGGATTTAAGGATCCGAATGCCCAAAAGTTTTCTTCTAAAGGGAGTGGCATTGGTCTTTATCTCGCGGATATTGTAGCTAAAGCACACAATATAATTATATCTTATAAATGTAAGAATGAAGGCATTATTGAAAATGAAATCGAAATGGGAACTAATAAGTTCTCAATTATATTAAATTTATAA
- a CDS encoding N-6 DNA methylase — protein sequence MTIEQYIDNINKRYKLGNATEHTFRGDLQQLIESLVPTIRATNEPKRQSCGAPDYILTKKDIPVGFIEAKDIGDKDLEGAKKTGNKEQFDRYKASLNNLIFTDYLDFHLYREGEFVTKIAIGEVTEKGIKPVTENFERFENLIKDFCTHIGQTIKSSKKLAEMMAGKARLLSEVIEKALTSDETNSEDSTLKDQMHAFKQILIHDITPKGFADVYAQTIAYGMFAARSHDATLPTFSRQEAYELIPKSNPFLKKLFGYIAGLEVDDRIKWIVDDLVNIFLACNVDEILKNYGKSTKMEDPIIHFYETFLSEYDPKLRKARGVWYTPAPVVSFIVRAVDDILKTEFDLPQGLADTSKTKIKTNVQGSNKLFEQEVHRVQILDPATGTGTFLAEVIKLIHKKFEGQQGIWSNYVEAHLLPRLNGFELLMASYAMAHLKLDLLLTETGYKPTSNQRFRVYLTNSLEEHHQDTGTLFANWLSTEANEANHIKRDTPVMCVIGNPPYAVSSTNKGEWIQNLIADYKKDLNERKINLDDDYIKFIRYGQHYIDKNGSGILAYISNNSFIDGITHRQMRKSLLESFDKVYILDLHGNAKKNEICADGSPDQNVFDIMQGVSINIFVKNGNKKKTELGQLFHAELQGKREFKYENLLNSSISKINWNRLAYTTPYRFFVPKDFNLESQYNKGFRVNELLLLNSNGIETKCDSLAIHFDKKSLNNIIDDFKKEDVKTLKLKYKEKEDSSGWNFQKAKESILSDVFYQQQIHYRPFDVRETIITKNSGGFIGRSRFEVMKHFLHSNIGLIIPRQTTQDYRHSFITSKIIEGNITASAKLFGTGCLFPLYIYPDIKGQQTIGHTEERTPNLNPEIVKQIAAKLGLAFTNEKETPENTFAPIDILDYIYAVLHSPTYREKYKEFLKIDFPRVPYPKNKESFWQLVKFGGEIRQIHLLESPTVDKYITQYPIDGDNVVIKPRFDSAQRSDGNGKVYINDTQYFDNVPEIAWNFYIGGYQPAQKWLKDRKDRKLEFEDILHYQKIIVALSETDRLMKEIDKIEIN from the coding sequence ATGACAATTGAACAATACATAGACAACATAAACAAACGCTACAAATTAGGCAATGCGACTGAACACACGTTTCGTGGAGATTTGCAACAACTGATCGAGAGTTTAGTGCCAACAATTCGGGCGACGAACGAACCGAAAAGACAGAGCTGTGGAGCTCCTGATTACATTTTGACAAAAAAGGATATTCCCGTTGGATTTATTGAAGCAAAAGATATTGGCGACAAAGACCTTGAAGGAGCGAAGAAAACAGGAAATAAAGAACAATTCGACAGATACAAAGCATCGTTAAACAACCTGATTTTTACCGATTATCTCGATTTTCATTTATATCGTGAAGGTGAATTTGTAACCAAAATTGCAATTGGAGAAGTTACCGAAAAAGGGATAAAGCCTGTAACAGAGAATTTTGAGCGATTTGAAAATCTGATTAAAGACTTTTGCACCCACATCGGGCAAACTATAAAAAGCAGTAAAAAACTTGCCGAAATGATGGCGGGCAAAGCCCGCCTTCTTTCTGAAGTGATTGAAAAGGCACTCACGAGTGATGAAACCAACAGTGAAGATAGCACGCTGAAAGACCAAATGCACGCCTTTAAGCAAATTCTGATACATGATATTACACCCAAAGGATTTGCAGATGTGTACGCTCAAACTATCGCTTACGGAATGTTTGCGGCTCGTTCGCACGATGCCACTTTGCCAACCTTTAGCCGACAGGAAGCATACGAACTCATACCAAAATCAAATCCATTTCTTAAGAAACTGTTTGGCTATATTGCTGGCTTAGAGGTTGACGACCGCATAAAATGGATTGTTGACGATTTGGTAAATATTTTCCTTGCGTGCAACGTAGATGAGATTTTGAAAAACTACGGCAAAAGCACGAAAATGGAAGACCCGATAATCCATTTTTACGAAACATTCCTGAGCGAATACGACCCAAAATTACGTAAAGCCCGTGGCGTTTGGTACACACCAGCGCCCGTTGTAAGCTTTATTGTACGTGCCGTTGACGATATTTTAAAAACCGAATTTGATTTGCCTCAAGGACTTGCCGACACAAGCAAAACCAAGATTAAAACTAACGTGCAGGGCAGCAATAAGCTATTTGAGCAGGAAGTACACCGTGTTCAAATACTCGACCCAGCCACAGGAACAGGAACTTTTTTAGCTGAAGTAATTAAACTCATTCACAAAAAGTTTGAAGGACAGCAAGGCATTTGGAGCAATTATGTAGAAGCTCATTTGTTGCCACGCTTGAACGGTTTTGAGTTGCTCATGGCAAGCTATGCAATGGCACACTTGAAACTTGATTTGTTATTAACCGAAACGGGATATAAACCGACATCAAACCAGCGTTTTAGGGTTTACCTTACTAACAGTTTAGAAGAACACCACCAAGATACAGGAACGCTATTTGCCAATTGGTTAAGTACCGAAGCCAACGAAGCCAATCACATAAAAAGAGATACGCCTGTAATGTGTGTTATTGGTAATCCGCCTTATGCTGTAAGTAGCACAAATAAAGGTGAGTGGATTCAAAACCTTATAGCGGATTATAAAAAGGATTTAAACGAGCGAAAAATTAACCTTGATGATGATTATATAAAATTCATTAGATATGGTCAGCATTACATTGACAAAAATGGTAGTGGAATTTTAGCTTATATTTCTAACAATAGCTTTATTGATGGAATTACACATCGCCAAATGCGGAAAAGTTTATTAGAAAGTTTTGATAAAGTTTACATACTAGATTTGCATGGAAATGCTAAAAAGAATGAAATATGTGCTGATGGAAGTCCTGACCAAAATGTATTTGATATAATGCAAGGTGTTTCAATAAACATCTTTGTTAAAAATGGTAATAAGAAGAAAACAGAATTAGGACAATTATTTCATGCTGAATTGCAGGGAAAAAGAGAATTTAAATATGAAAACTTGCTAAATTCATCTATTTCAAAAATTAATTGGAACCGATTAGCATACACAACGCCTTACAGATTTTTTGTTCCCAAAGATTTTAATTTAGAGTCTCAATATAATAAGGGTTTTAGAGTTAATGAATTATTGTTACTGAACTCTAATGGTATTGAGACAAAGTGCGATTCTTTGGCTATTCATTTTGATAAAAAATCGCTAAATAATATCATCGATGATTTTAAAAAAGAGGATGTTAAAACTCTAAAATTAAAGTACAAAGAAAAAGAAGATTCAAGTGGTTGGAATTTCCAAAAAGCAAAAGAAAGTATTCTATCCGATGTTTTTTATCAACAACAAATACATTATCGTCCGTTTGATGTTAGAGAAACTATAATTACTAAAAATTCTGGTGGCTTTATTGGTCGGTCAAGATTTGAAGTAATGAAACATTTCCTTCATTCGAATATTGGTTTAATTATTCCAAGGCAAACTACTCAAGATTATCGACATAGTTTTATAACTAGCAAAATTATTGAAGGTAATATTACTGCAAGTGCAAAGTTATTTGGTACAGGTTGTCTATTTCCACTCTATATTTATCCCGATATTAAAGGACAACAAACTATTGGTCATACTGAAGAAAGAACGCCCAACCTAAACCCTGAAATTGTAAAGCAAATAGCCGCTAAATTGGGATTAGCTTTTACCAACGAAAAAGAAACACCCGAAAATACCTTTGCTCCTATTGACATTTTAGATTACATCTATGCTGTTTTACATTCACCAACATATAGAGAAAAGTACAAGGAATTTTTAAAAATAGATTTTCCAAGAGTGCCATATCCAAAGAACAAAGAATCATTCTGGCAATTGGTAAAGTTTGGAGGAGAAATAAGACAAATTCATTTATTAGAAAGTCCAACGGTTGATAAATACATTACACAATACCCGATTGATGGCGATAATGTGGTAATCAAACCACGCTTCGACTCTGCTCAGCGTTCGGATGGTAATGGAAAAGTTTACATTAACGATACGCAATATTTTGACAATGTTCCAGAAATAGCTTGGAACTTTTATATTGGAGGTTATCAGCCAGCCCAAAAATGGCTTAAAGACCGAAAAGACAGGAAATTGGAATTTGAGGATATTTTGCACTATCAGAAAATAATTGTTGCCCTTTCGGAAACAGACAGATTAATGAAAGAAATTGATAAAATTGAGATAAACTAA
- the pntB gene encoding Re/Si-specific NAD(P)(+) transhydrogenase subunit beta gives MISTQIQTAAYLFASILFILSLGGLSSQESAKHGVFYGIAGMIIAILATVFGAGVEGYIYIIVAIAIASVIGIIVARKVEMTAMPQLVAILHSFVGLAAVLVGFGSFLDPETHLLQGAEHNIHFVEVFIGVFIGAITFTGSIVAWGKLDGKIRSKPLLYTGRHLVNIILVVTSIVLGVLFTMAEGNEGLPFLMIMTAIALFIGVMLVMAIGGADMPVVVSMLNSYSGWAAAAAGFMLGNDLLIVTGALVGSSGAILSIIMCNAMNRSFLSVIFGGFGEVMHGSAEDMVGEVTSVDHETAAEMLKNAQSIVIVPGYGMAVAKAQYPVHDMVDILKKAGKQVRFGIHPVAGRLPGHMNVLLAEANVSYDLVLEMDEINEDLPKTDVVMVIGANDIVNPGAEEDKTSPIYGMPVIQVWNARNVIVMKRSMAVGYAGVQNPLFYKENTDMLYGDAKESVDKLNGFLRR, from the coding sequence ATGATCTCTACACAAATACAAACAGCAGCATATTTATTCGCAAGCATCTTATTTATACTCAGCCTTGGGGGCTTGTCTTCACAAGAGTCGGCCAAACATGGTGTTTTTTATGGGATTGCAGGTATGATTATCGCCATTTTGGCAACTGTTTTTGGAGCCGGGGTTGAAGGATATATCTATATTATTGTAGCCATCGCCATTGCTTCAGTGATTGGGATTATTGTAGCCCGAAAAGTTGAAATGACAGCCATGCCTCAATTGGTCGCCATACTCCATAGCTTTGTCGGATTGGCAGCAGTCCTGGTTGGTTTTGGTTCATTTCTCGATCCCGAAACACACTTACTTCAAGGCGCAGAACATAATATTCATTTTGTTGAAGTATTCATTGGGGTATTCATTGGTGCAATTACATTTACAGGATCAATCGTGGCATGGGGAAAACTTGACGGAAAGATCCGCAGTAAGCCTTTATTATATACCGGACGCCATCTCGTAAATATTATTTTAGTAGTCACCTCCATTGTTCTTGGTGTATTATTTACCATGGCAGAAGGAAATGAAGGCTTGCCTTTTCTAATGATTATGACTGCCATTGCCTTATTCATTGGAGTGATGCTGGTAATGGCTATAGGTGGAGCAGATATGCCTGTTGTGGTTTCAATGCTAAATTCATATTCAGGATGGGCGGCTGCTGCTGCAGGTTTTATGTTAGGAAACGATTTACTCATAGTAACAGGAGCTTTGGTGGGTAGCTCAGGGGCAATTCTATCTATCATCATGTGCAATGCCATGAACCGATCTTTTCTGTCGGTTATTTTTGGTGGATTTGGAGAAGTGATGCATGGCAGTGCCGAAGATATGGTTGGTGAAGTGACCTCTGTTGATCACGAAACTGCAGCAGAAATGCTGAAAAATGCCCAATCGATTGTAATTGTCCCTGGATATGGAATGGCGGTAGCTAAAGCACAGTACCCCGTTCACGACATGGTAGATATCCTTAAAAAGGCGGGAAAGCAGGTCCGCTTTGGAATTCACCCTGTTGCAGGTCGTTTACCCGGCCACATGAATGTATTGCTTGCCGAAGCCAATGTATCTTATGATCTGGTTTTGGAAATGGATGAAATTAATGAAGATTTACCCAAAACCGACGTTGTAATGGTAATTGGTGCCAACGACATAGTAAATCCCGGTGCAGAGGAAGATAAAACCAGCCCGATTTACGGAATGCCTGTAATTCAGGTTTGGAATGCCCGCAATGTAATCGTGATGAAACGATCTATGGCAGTTGGTTATGCCGGAGTTCAAAATCCCTTGTTCTACAAAGAAAATACGGATATGCTTTATGGCGATGCCAAAGAGAGTGTGGATAAATTGAATGGGTTTCTTCGTAGATAG
- a CDS encoding Re/Si-specific NAD(P)(+) transhydrogenase subunit alpha, with protein MKVGILKEIEPKECRVAATPKTVNRLIKQGFDVFIQKDAGLKANFSNEDFKAAGATIASSAAEIYKNSDIVLKVLAPKDEEIELMKEGLVLLSYLWPAQNPDLLKKLANQKVNAVAMDAIPRISRAQKMDVLSSMANIAGYRAVIEGANHYGKFLNGQITAAGKVDPAKVLVIGAGVAGLTAIGIANSLGAIVRAFDTRHEVAEQIQSMGAEFLSVDIKEDGATVSGYSKVMSKEFIDAEMALFKAQAAEVDIIITTAQIPGREAPKLILEDHVKVMKAGSVIVDLAASTGGNCALTKNDEIYTTDNGVTIIGKLNQLPNQASQLYGNNLCHLLDDMGKAGNFKINMEDDVVKRAMVTYQGKINWPPEPLPVSPQKPKVKEVVISPEELALAKAKASRNKIIGMVVKLSVIGLFLFLLSKVAPSDFMGHFTVFVLAVFVGWQVIWNVSHALHTPLMSVTNAISGIIIIGGLLQVGNDISSPVTILAFVAILVASINIVGGFFVTQRMLKMFKK; from the coding sequence ATGAAAGTTGGAATTTTAAAAGAGATTGAGCCTAAAGAATGTCGGGTAGCGGCTACTCCAAAAACCGTTAATCGATTGATTAAACAAGGCTTTGACGTCTTTATCCAAAAAGACGCCGGATTAAAAGCAAATTTTTCGAATGAAGATTTTAAAGCTGCAGGTGCGACTATCGCTTCTTCGGCGGCAGAAATCTACAAAAATTCGGATATAGTGCTAAAAGTTTTAGCTCCTAAAGATGAAGAAATTGAATTAATGAAAGAAGGTCTGGTTTTGTTAAGTTATTTATGGCCTGCTCAAAATCCGGATCTGCTCAAAAAACTGGCCAATCAAAAAGTGAATGCCGTAGCTATGGATGCAATCCCAAGGATTTCCAGAGCACAAAAGATGGATGTTTTATCCTCCATGGCAAATATTGCCGGATATCGTGCGGTTATTGAAGGAGCTAATCATTACGGGAAATTTTTGAACGGACAAATTACCGCAGCAGGTAAAGTTGATCCTGCCAAGGTATTAGTTATCGGCGCAGGTGTAGCGGGATTAACTGCCATTGGAATTGCCAATTCATTGGGTGCCATCGTAAGGGCTTTTGATACCCGACATGAAGTTGCTGAGCAAATCCAATCAATGGGTGCCGAATTTTTAAGCGTAGATATTAAAGAGGATGGTGCTACAGTTTCAGGTTATTCAAAAGTGATGAGCAAAGAATTTATCGATGCAGAAATGGCCTTGTTCAAAGCGCAGGCTGCTGAAGTGGATATCATCATTACCACAGCTCAAATCCCCGGGCGTGAAGCCCCAAAATTAATTCTTGAAGATCATGTAAAAGTGATGAAAGCAGGATCGGTTATCGTTGATTTAGCCGCATCAACAGGCGGAAACTGCGCCTTGACCAAAAATGATGAAATATATACTACGGATAATGGGGTGACTATTATTGGCAAACTTAATCAGTTACCCAATCAGGCTTCTCAATTATACGGAAACAACCTCTGTCATTTATTGGATGATATGGGAAAAGCCGGAAATTTCAAAATCAACATGGAAGATGATGTTGTGAAACGTGCCATGGTTACCTATCAGGGTAAAATCAATTGGCCACCCGAACCACTTCCTGTTAGTCCTCAAAAACCTAAAGTTAAAGAGGTAGTAATAAGTCCTGAAGAATTAGCATTGGCTAAAGCAAAGGCCTCCAGAAATAAAATCATTGGCATGGTGGTAAAACTTTCTGTGATAGGTTTGTTTTTATTTTTGCTCAGCAAAGTGGCTCCTTCCGATTTTATGGGGCATTTCACCGTTTTTGTTCTGGCAGTTTTTGTGGGATGGCAGGTAATCTGGAACGTTTCTCATGCACTTCACACACCTTTAATGTCGGTGACCAATGCCATCAGCGGAATTATAATCATCGGCGGACTGCTTCAGGTCGGTAATGATATTTCAAGTCCCGTGACCATTTTGGCATTTGTAGCCATTCTGGTTGCAAGCATTAATATTGTTGGTGGATTTTTCGTGACTCAAAGAATGTTGAAAATGTTTAAAAAATAA
- a CDS encoding pyridoxamine 5'-phosphate oxidase family protein: protein MKSRVIDYKPQIEEIITNCKVCHLSMVDENNMPYVLPFNFGYANDEIYLHSAQKGKKIDILMNNPNVCVAFSGDYELKYRDEEVACSYSWKYRSVLAFGKVEFITDFEKKKEALNVIMAHYVDRKFKYNDPAVKDVNCYKVLVNKLEGRVYGH from the coding sequence ATGAAAAGCCGCGTAATTGACTACAAACCACAAATTGAAGAAATCATTACTAATTGTAAAGTTTGCCATCTCTCAATGGTTGACGAAAATAATATGCCTTATGTTTTGCCTTTCAATTTTGGATATGCAAACGATGAAATTTATCTGCACTCTGCCCAAAAAGGCAAGAAGATTGATATTTTAATGAACAATCCCAATGTTTGTGTTGCATTCAGTGGCGATTATGAATTAAAATACCGTGATGAAGAAGTTGCATGCAGTTATAGCTGGAAATACCGTTCGGTATTGGCTTTTGGAAAAGTGGAATTTATCACTGATTTTGAAAAGAAAAAAGAAGCCTTAAATGTTATTATGGCTCATTATGTCGATCGAAAATTTAAATATAACGATCCGGCGGTGAAAGATGTTAATTGCTATAAAGTGTTAGTAAATAAGCTGGAAGGACGGGTTTACGGACATTAA
- a CDS encoding RNA pseudouridine synthase — protein MDILASVREQILFEDNHLIIINKRPSELVQGDKTGDASLIENIKFYIKECYQKPGNVYLGLAHRIDRPVSGAVIFAKTSKALTRLNEQIKNKEIQKTYWAIVKNIPPKDEDHLIHWLVKDEAKNSSKAFNSEQNGTKKAELKYKMISKSKDYALLEVILITGRHHQIRVQLSKIGCPIKGDLKYGFPRSNKDASISLHARKLNFIHPVSKEVLEIVAPTPSDPLWDFFSSSQ, from the coding sequence ATGGATATATTAGCAAGTGTCCGTGAGCAAATCCTTTTTGAGGATAACCATCTTATCATCATAAACAAAAGACCTTCGGAATTGGTTCAAGGTGATAAAACAGGTGATGCATCATTAATTGAAAACATAAAATTCTACATAAAAGAATGTTACCAAAAACCCGGGAATGTTTATCTGGGCCTGGCTCATCGCATTGATCGTCCGGTAAGTGGTGCAGTAATTTTTGCTAAAACAAGTAAGGCTCTTACCAGGTTGAATGAGCAAATAAAAAACAAAGAAATTCAAAAAACCTATTGGGCTATTGTAAAAAACATACCTCCAAAAGATGAGGATCATCTCATTCATTGGCTCGTAAAGGATGAGGCTAAAAACAGCTCCAAAGCATTTAATTCAGAACAAAACGGAACTAAAAAAGCTGAACTTAAATACAAAATGATCTCAAAAAGCAAAGACTACGCATTGCTTGAAGTAATTCTGATAACCGGGCGACATCATCAAATTAGGGTCCAATTATCAAAAATTGGATGCCCGATAAAAGGCGATTTAAAATATGGATTTCCGAGATCAAATAAAGATGCATCAATCAGTTTACACGCCCGGAAACTTAATTTTATTCATCCTGTTTCCAAAGAAGTACTCGAAATCGTTGCCCCAACTCCAAGTGATCCTTTATGGGATTTTTTTAGTTCTTCACAATGA
- the panB gene encoding 3-methyl-2-oxobutanoate hydroxymethyltransferase, translating to MEKLSVYPKITTHVLQEMKLKGEKIAMLTAYDYTMAGLIDEAGIDVILVGDSASNVMAGHKTTLPITLNEMIYHASSVMRAVTRALVVVDLPFGTYQGDSLEALHSAIRIMKESGANAIKMEGGKEIVQSVKRILSAGIPVLGHLGLTPQSIHKFGTYVVRATETDEAKKLESDAKLLEEAGCFGIVLEKIPAALGAKVTHKLKIPTIGIGAGSGVDGQVLVLHDMLGLTQKFSPRFLRRYNNLSEEIKGSVQTYISDIKTLNFPNEREQY from the coding sequence ATGGAAAAACTAAGCGTATATCCCAAAATTACCACCCATGTATTGCAGGAAATGAAGTTGAAAGGGGAAAAAATTGCCATGTTGACTGCTTATGATTATACCATGGCAGGACTGATCGACGAAGCCGGGATCGATGTAATCTTGGTAGGTGATTCAGCATCAAATGTGATGGCAGGACATAAAACCACTTTACCTATTACTTTAAATGAAATGATTTATCATGCAAGCTCTGTTATGCGCGCTGTAACGCGAGCACTTGTTGTAGTTGATCTTCCATTTGGAACTTATCAGGGCGATTCACTAGAGGCATTACATTCTGCAATTCGTATTATGAAAGAGTCGGGTGCCAATGCCATCAAAATGGAAGGTGGTAAAGAAATCGTTCAATCAGTTAAGAGGATATTATCTGCCGGTATTCCGGTACTCGGTCATTTAGGCTTAACACCTCAATCAATCCATAAATTTGGTACCTATGTAGTTCGTGCTACTGAAACAGATGAAGCAAAAAAACTGGAATCAGATGCAAAACTTTTAGAGGAAGCGGGATGTTTTGGCATTGTTTTGGAAAAAATCCCTGCTGCTTTAGGAGCCAAAGTTACTCACAAACTTAAAATCCCAACCATTGGAATAGGTGCAGGTAGCGGTGTTGATGGACAAGTTTTAGTTTTACACGACATGCTCGGACTTACCCAAAAATTTTCCCCACGCTTCTTGCGCAGATACAACAATCTATCGGAAGAAATTAAAGGAAGCGTTCAAACTTATATCAGCGATATTAAAACGCTTAATTTCCCAAATGAAAGGGAGCAGTATTAA
- a CDS encoding FKBP-type peptidyl-prolyl cis-trans isomerase, producing the protein MKKIIPILIIIVFITLASCSKKEDMITPADQLKLDIALIQGYLASNNLTAQRTNSGLHYIITEEGTGVDKPTINHRVTVNYIGYYLDTKEVFDQSRTGSPLTILLAHTINGWIEGIPLFSKGAKGILLIPSGLAYGPFPPSGVKPNAVMIFEIELLDFFR; encoded by the coding sequence ATGAAAAAGATAATCCCCATCTTAATAATTATAGTATTTATCACCCTTGCATCCTGTAGTAAAAAGGAAGACATGATAACCCCGGCTGATCAGTTAAAACTTGATATCGCTTTAATTCAAGGATATTTGGCAAGTAACAACCTTACAGCTCAGCGCACAAATTCCGGCCTACATTACATTATTACTGAAGAAGGAACCGGTGTCGATAAACCTACCATTAATCACAGAGTGACGGTTAATTATATAGGATATTACCTGGATACGAAAGAAGTATTCGATCAGTCTCGTACTGGCAGTCCACTCACCATCCTACTTGCACACACCATTAATGGTTGGATTGAAGGTATCCCTTTATTTAGTAAAGGAGCAAAAGGAATTTTATTAATCCCTTCCGGATTAGCTTATGGACCCTTCCCTCCTTCAGGTGTTAAGCCAAATGCAGTGATGATTTTTGAAATAGAATTATTGGACTTTTTCAGGTGA